The Amycolatopsis sp. DG1A-15b genome contains the following window.
GTCGCTGCGGGCGTTCATCACCGCGATCGGCGCGCTGCTCAAGGCGCTCGGCGCGGTGGACCTCGCCCAGCAGGTCACCACGCTCGCGCAGGTCATCGGCGAGATCGAGAAGCTCTTCCACCACGGTTCCGGCAGTTCGGGCGCGACGACGCCGTCGATCGGGAACACCCCGGTCACCGCGCCGCAGACCCCGCCGCCGGTGGCGAGCCCGTCGGGGCAGCAGGCGGTGGCGGGCGGGAGCGGCGGGGGGATCCCGCAGCAGCCCTCGTTCACTGACTACACCCCGCCCGCGCTCGCCACCGGCGGCGGTTCCAGCGGTTCCGGCGGCGCGGCGAACCCGGCGAACAGCTGGATTCCCGTAGACCACCCGGTGACACCGCCTTCGGTGCCCGCACCCGCGCCTTCGGTTCCGGCGCCCGTGGTGCCCGCCCCGGCCTCCGGGCACGCCGACGAGGTCGTCATCCACACCAACCTGACCACCGGCGAATCCACTGTGGAGGCTCCCGGCGGCCAGGACTTCGACCTCGACATCGCGCTGGACTACAACGGCAAGCACTTCAGCCAGCACGTCGGCTACGACGCGGCCGGGAACTGACCGGTGGCGGGCTCGGGGGTCCTCGACGCGTCCGGGGTGGTCAGCTCGGTGCTGTCCGGGTACCGGCGGGTGCTCGTCGAGTGCCGCCGGCGGGTCACCGGCGATCCCGGGGCGCTGAGCGCCGCCGCGCAGCGGGCCGCGAGCCGGGCGTCGGCGATTTCGGGCCGGGCACGGGAAATCGACGAGTCCGCCAAGGCCCTGCACGCGGACTGGGACGGCGACGCGTACACGGCGTTCGCGACGGCAGCGGGTGAGCTCGGCCGGGAACTCACCGACACCGCCACGAAGCTCGACGACCAGGGGAGGCGGCTCGGTACCGCGGCCCGGCTCGTGCAGTCCGCCGAAGCCGCCGTCGATTCGGTGCTCGCGCAGTTCGACCAGTACGCCGCCCAGCTGACCGCCCAGGCCCGCGCGGTGAACTCCGCTTCGGTCGGCGCGTTCATCCAGGCCGCCCGGCAGCTCGGTGAACAGAGCGCCGCCGCGGCCCGCCAGGTCGTCGACGAGTTCTCCGACGCCCTCGCCGAGCTGTTCCCGCCCGAAGGCGTCGGGCGGCTCGAGCACGAGCTCGGCAAGTGGGCCCGCGGGCCGCTGCACTGGCTCAACGGCGAGCCCCTCGACGGCCGGAAGCGGCCGCGGACCGTGCCGTCGTGGTTCGGCAACTCCGGCTGGAAGAAGCTGACCTGGGACGGCCTCGAAGGCACGCGGGCGCCGAAGAAGGCGGACACGCCGTTCGGGCAGCCGGAAGCCGAGGGCCTGAAGAACAAGATCGGCCGCAACACCGAGATCACCTACTACAAGTTCCAGCACGAACAGGACGGCTTTTCCCCGGAGTACGACGGGAAGATCACGTCGAAGGGCTGGGACGCCGGCGCGTCCGGGCACGCGGAACTCGCGGCGCTGCACGGCGAGGCCGAACTCAAGAAGGAGTGGGGCGTCGCCGAAGCCCACGCCAAGGGCACGGTGTTCGCCGGCGGAGAGGTGAGCGCGTCCGGCACGATCGGCGCCCACGGCGTCGGCGCGCACGCCAACGCGTTCGTGGGCGGGAAGGTCGAGGGCGAGGTCGCCGCGGACGTCGCGGGCATCGGCGTCGGCGCGAACGGCACCCTGCAGTACGGCCTGGGCGCGCAGCTCGACGCCCAGGCCGTCTACGACGCCGGGCACCTCAAGGTGAACTTCAAGGCGGGTGCGGCGCTCGGCCTCGGCCTGGGCGTCGGCGCGAAGATCGACATCGACCTGCCGAAGCTCGGCCACACGATCGGCGAGTACGGCGGCGCGGCGGTCGACGCCGTCAGCCACGCGGCCACCGACGCCGCCGACGCCGTGGGCTCCGCTTGGGACGACGCCGTTTCGTACGTGGGGCTGTGATGACCCTTCCCCTCGACTTCGTCATCCCGGACGGCTGGACCGCCGTCGACCCGGGCGACTCGGGCGCGGTGTTCGTCGCCGTGCACCCGGTGCCGGGCGAGGAGTTCACGCCGAACATCACGGTCAGCGTGCAGCAGCGGCCGGACGAGGCGTCGATCGACGCCATCGCCGCCGAGGCGGTCGAGCGGCTTTCGCGCACGCTGGCCGGGCTCGAGGTGCTGAGCCGCCGCGACGTCGGCGACCCGGCCGCGCCCGCCGTCATGCAGCTGCTGCGCCTGCGCACCGGCGAAGGCACCGAGCTGATCCAGACCCAGGTGCACCTGACGGTCCCCGGGGCCACCCCGGAAGACCGCCTGGTGCTCGAGCTCGCCTGCACGGCCGCGCCCGCGGCCGCCCGGGCGCTCTCACCCGGTTTCCAGCGGTTCGTGGCCAGCGTCCACGTCCGCCAGCACGAAGGGAAAGCACAGTGACCGATCCGTACGCGGTGCCGGACATGGACGAGCTGCTGGCGCAGGTGCGCAAGCAGACCGAAGAGGTCCAGCGGATCCAGCGCACGGTCGAGGCGATGGAGATCAAGGCGCACTCGCGGCAGAACGAGGTCACCGTCACCCTCCGCGGCGACGGCCGCTTCACCTCGATCGACATCGACCCCCGCGCGATCCGCGAGTACGACGCCCGCAACCTCTCGGAGATCGTCCTGGAGGCGGTGAACGCCGGGCTGCAGAAGCTCGCCGAGGCGAGTTCCGCGAAGTTCGCCCCGGTGATCGCGGCCGCGAAAGACGTGTGATGACGCCCGCCGACGTTCTCTTTCCCCCGGAGGCGGCATGAGCACCGCCCTGACCGGTACCACCCGCCGGGTCACCGTCGTGACGCCGCGGGCCCGCGTCGACGTCGCCCTGCCGCAGCAGTCGACGTTCGCCGAGCTGGTGCCGCAGCTGGTCCGGCTGGCCGGGGCGTCCGGGCAGGCGTCGGCCGAGCACCCGGGCTGGGTGCTCTCGAGATTGGGCGGCGCGCCGCTGGCTTTGGGGTTGAGCGTCGCGGCGGCCCAGATCCGCGACGGCGAAGTGCTGCACCTGACCCCGCGGGAGCGCCCGCGGGGTCCGCTGCTGTTCGACGACGTCGTCGACTCGATCGCCAGCGTCGCCGACGCCGACGGCGGCTGGGGTCCGTCGGTGGCTCGGCGGTCCGGCCTGGTGGCCGCGGTGGTCCTGCTGCTGGCGGGCGGCTTGCTGGTCCAGGCGGCGGCGTCGGGCAGCGTCCTGGCGCCGATCGGGACCGGGCTGCTGGCACTCGTGCTGCTGCTCGGCGGCGGCGCGCTGAGCCGCGCGTACGGCGACGCCGAAGCGGGCGCGGCCGGGTCGCTGGCCGGCGTCGGCGTGGCGTTGCTGGCGGGCATGTCGGTGCTGCCCCCGCATCCGCTGTTCTCGCTGTCGGCGGGCCCTTTGGCGGCGGGCTTCGCGGCGGTGACGGTGTACGGCGTGCTGGCGGCGGTCTCGGTGGCCGATCGCCTGCCGTGGTTCGTGGCGATCACCGGTGCGGCGGGTTTCGGCGCGGTGACGACCGGCGTGGTGCTGCTGGCCGGTTTCTCCGCGCTGTCGGCCGCCGCGGTGGTCGCGGTGCTGTGCACGGCCCTGGCGGCGGTGGCGCCGATGCTGGCGTTGCGCCTGGCCCGCCTGCCGCTGCCGCGCGTGCCGGACGACATGGCGGCGTTCCGCGCGGACGAACAGCCGTCGCTGGGCACGGAGATGATCGGCCGGACCTCCCGCGCCCAGGCGGTGCTGACGGGATTGCTGGTGGCGCTGGGCCTGGTGGTGCTGGCGGCGTCCGTCGTGCTTTCGTCGGGTGGACCGTGGGAAGCGGGCTTGGCGGCACTGCTGGGCGTGGCGTGGATCCTGCGGTCGCGGTCGTACGCCGGCCGGGCGCAGCGGCTGGTCTTGATCGGCTTCGGCATCCCGGCGCTGGTGTGCGCCGGGGTGTGGCTGGTGGCTTCGGGCCACCGCACGGCGGTGTTCGCGGTGGGCTGCGCGGTGGTGCTGGCGGCGGTGGTGTGCCTGGTGTACGCGACCCGGGTGGCGCGGGGATTGCGTTCGCCTTACTGGTCGCGGCTGCTGGACGTCTCGGAGTTCCTGGTGCTGCTGTCCCTGGTACCGGTGGTGGCGATGATCGCAGGGGTGTACGAAGCCGTCCGAGGCTGAGCGCCCGGCGGCCGTCGATGTATTCGAATGAAGGTTTCATTGACGGTGCGGCGCGGCCACTGTTAAACCTGTGTCGGGAGCGCTCCCAGGCTGTTCGCCAGTCGACTCCAGGGAGATGCCATGTCACCACGCCAAGACCGTTCCGAGATCGAGGGTTCGCCGCTCCTGCGCCGGCGGACCGTGCTGGCGGCGGGCGCCGCGCTGCCGGTGCTGGCGGCCGCGACACCGGCTGAGGCGGCCACCGCGGTGGTCGTCGAGCCGTCGAACGTGCAGCAGACGATCCTGGGCTTCGGCGGGATGAACCACACCGTCTGGATCAGCGATCTCACCGCCGCCCAGCGCGAGACGGCGTTCGGCAACGGGACGGGACAGCTGGGCTTCACCGTGCTGCGCATCCCCGTCCACGAGGACCGCAACAACTGGAGCCGCGAGGTCGCCACGGCCAAGCGGGCGAGCCAGCTCGGGGCCAAGGTCATCGCCTCGCCGTGGAACCCGCCCGCCTCGATGACCGAGAGCTTCTCCGGCGGCAAGCGGCTGAAATACAACTCCTACGCCGCCTATGCGCAGCACCTCAACGACTTCACCGCGTTCATGGCGAACAACGGAGTGCCCCTGTACGGGATCTCGGTCCAGAACGAGCCGGATTACGCGCAGCAATGGACGGCGTGGACCGCCGCCGAGATCGTCAAGTTCCTGCGCGAGAACGCCGGCGTGCTCACCACCAAGGTCATCGCGCCCGAGTCGTTCCAGTACCGCAAGGCGATGTCCGACCCCATCCTCAACGACGCCACCGCCCTGGCCAACGTGGACATCATCGGCGCGCACCTCTACGGCACCCGGTTCGCGGACCTGCCCTACCCGCTCTTCCAGCAGAAGGGCGCCGGCAAAGAGCTGTGGATGACCGAGGTCTACTACCCCAACAGCACCGACTCGGCCGACCTGTGGCCGCAGGCGCTCGACGTCGGCGAACACATCCACCGCGCGCTGGTGGACGGCCGGTTCCAGACCTACGTGTGGTGGTACATCCGCCGCTCGTACGGTCCGATGCGCGAGGACGGGCAGATCAGCAAGCGCGGCGCCTGCATGGCGCACTTCTCGAAGTGGGTCCGCCCGGGCTACTCGCGGATCACCGCGACCGCGAACCCGCAGGCGAACGTCTACGTCTCGGCGTTCAAGAGCGGAGCCAGGATCGTCGTCGTCACCGTCAACAAGAACACCTCGGCGGTCGACCTCGCGTTCACCCTCCGGGACACCGGCTCCGCGACCGCCCAGACCTGGCTGACGAACGAAAGCGCGAACCTCGCGCGCTACACCGACGTCACCATCTCGAACGGAGCGTTCAACGCTCAGCTGCCGGCCCGCAGCATCAGGACGTTCGTCGTGAACTGAGCTGGTGCCGCACGTCGTTCAGGAGTCCAGCGCGAGCGGCAGCGTCTTCCGGACCGCCGCTCCGTGCCGGCCGTGCAGCGGGACCACCGGGAGCCCCGGCGCCGGAGCCGGGGCCCCCGGCCGCGCGCCCACGCGGATCGTCACTTCCGCCTTCTCCTTGCCGCCCGCCGTCCGGGTCAGCGTGTACGACGTCGCCGTGAACGCCGCGCCCGGCACCGAAAAGTCCACCAGCCGCGGCGAACGCGGGGAGAAGCACACCTGCGTGGAATCGCCCCACACCCACGACTTCCACCGGTCGGGCGGCCCGGACGCCGGACCTTGGACCCCCAAGGCCACCCGCAGCTCCTTCGCCAGCTCCCCGGCCTCCAGCACCGTGCTCTGGTACCCGGCTTCGGCCAGCGCGCCCATCAAGCTCAACGCCGCCGACGCCGTGCTCCGCAGCGCCCCGAGATCACCGCCGCCGCGGGCCAGCGCCGCGATCGGAGCCAGGTCCGGCCGGTAGCGCACCGCCAGCCAGCGCACCCGCAGCACCTGGTCGCCGTGCGGGATCGCCCAGGTCAGCAGCTGGGCCGACGCCAGCGGGACGTCCGTCCGCCGGTACGCCGACCGCAGGGCCTCGACCAGCGGGCCCGGTGCGCCCGGGTCCGGCGTCAAGCGGACCAGCGCGCTCCACCCGCCGTCGATCTCCGCGACGCCGAAGCGGTTGCCCGCGCGGTCGACGTGCTGGCGGACCTTCACCGGCCCCGCCACCCGCAACAGCGGGTCCGGGCTGTCGCGGCGGGTGTCGTGGCGGCGCAACCGGAAGGCCGTCCACGTCAGCGCCCAGCCCGCCGGGTGCCGGCCCGCGAAGCGCACCGACGTCAGCAGCACGAGCAAGCCCGCGCCGATGGCGGAACCGATCCGCACCGGCTGCGTGACACCGTCGACCAGCCACGCGAGCAGCACGGCGATCGCGGCGAGCTCCCACAGCGCCGCCTGCAGCGGCCGGATCGGCAGCAGCCACGGCAGTGGCGCGGCCGTGGACCGGGACGGTGCCGGGCGGACGGCGCCGGCGGTATCGACGGACACGGGCTCCCCTTTCCCCGGCCCTCGACGCTACTGGCTGCCCGGATACCGCGTGGGCGTAAAAATTACCCTCGCCGCCCGCTGGTGCGGTGCCTAGCATCGAGCACTCGGAGGGTCGACGGACACAGCCGGGGGCACAGCAGCGTGTGGACGCAGCGGGACCAGATCCAGGCGTACCAGTTCCTCCGCCGCAGGCTTGTCTCCGCGCTCGTCGCCGCCGACGCCAACCACCCCGTCTCGCCCAGCCGCCGGCTCGTGCTCGGCACCGTGCTGGGCGTCGTGGCCGCCCTCCTGGTCACCGCCGTCTTCGGCATCATCGGCCTGCTGAACCCCTCCGGCGGCAAGGACTGGCTGGCCGGCGGCAAGGTGATCGTCGAGGAGGGCAGCGGCGCGCGGTTCGTGCTCGGCGCCGACGGCGTCCTGCACCCGGTGCTCAACTACGCGTCCGCGCGGCTGCTGGCCGGCGGGAACGGCGACGCGACCGTGTCCGTGTCGCCGGAGAACCTCGGCAAGGCGGGCCGCGGCACCGAGATCGGCATCCCCGGCGCCCCCGACTCGCTGCCGGCGTCGGGCGCGCTCGTGACCACGCCCTGGACGAGCTGCAGCCGGACCACCCAGGACGCCCCCGCGTCGGCCGAGCCGCGCACCGCCGTCCTGCTGGCCGCGCCCGCGTCCGGTGTCGAGCTGCCGCGGGACCAGGGCGTGATCGTGCGGCTGCCGAAGGGGGAGCGCTTCCTGCTGGCCGGGGGACGGCGCTACCGGCTGAGCGACGAGGCCGCGACCGCGCTGCAGTTCGACAGCTACCCGACGATCGCGGTGTCCTCGCGGTGGCTCGACACCGTCCCGGCCGGCCGCGACCTGACCGCGCTGCCGGTCGCCGGCGCCGGTAGCCCGGGGCCCGCGGTGGGCGGCCGCGGCACCCGGGTCGGCGAAGTCCTCGCCGTCGTCGACGCGATGGCCGCGCCCGGCGCCGCCACGTCGTACTACCTGGTCCGCCGCGAGGGCCTCGAGCCGGTCGGGCAGACCGAGGCGAGCCTGCTGGTGACGACGGAGGCCAACGCCGCCGCCTACCCCGGGCCGCCCGCGCCGGTGGAGGTCCGCGCGGCCGACGTCGCCGCGGTCGCGAAGGCCGCCGCGCCGCGCGCCGGCGGTGCCGACCCGGCCGCCTACCCCGACCGCATCCCCGGCAAGGCGCCGATCACCGGCAACGCCGTGGCGCTGTGCGTTCAGGGCAGCCGGTTGCTCGTTTCGGCCGAATTCCCGCTTCCCGCCGGCGCCAAAGCCATCCAGGTCGCCACCCGGACCGAAGCAAGGGTGGCGGACGAGGTGTTCGTGCCTCCCTCGGGAGGAGCTGTCGTCGTCGAAGCCGGTTCGGTCACCGCGTACCTGGTGACCGACACGGGCCGGAAGTACCCGGTGGTGAACACGCAGGCCTTGGCCTCGCTCGGCTACGGAGGGGTCGCCAAGCCGCCGGTCACAGGTAGTTTGCTGGCATTGGTGCCGACGGGCCCCGCGCTGGACCCGGCCACGGCCGGACGGCCGGCTCCGTCGGGTGGAACGGGGTGAAAGTCGTGCACATGACAGAAGAGCGTTCGACCGAGGGTGAACTGGGCCAGGGGCGGGTCCGGGTCGCGGTCATCGAAGACCACCCGCTGTACCGCGTCTCCGTCGCACGCGTGCTGGCCGAAGCCGACTTCGTCGAGCTCGGCGCGGTCGTCGATTCGGTCGCCCGGTTCCACGTGCACCGGCAGCCGCCGGGCAGCGTGGTCCTGCTGGACCTGGGCCTGCCGGGCGTCGCGGGCGCGGCGGCCGTGCTGGAGGTGTGCGAGCTCGGGCACCACGTGCTCGTGGTTTCCGCGCAGGCGGAACCGGAGGTCGTGCTCGGCGCGATCGCGGCGGGGGCGCGCGGGTTCCTGTCGAAGGACGTCGACGCGGACGAGCTGCTGATCGCGATCAAGACGGTCGCCGACGGCGGCGCGTACGTCTCGGCGGTGGTCGCCGGGATGATCATGAAGGACAACGCCGACCGGCCCGCCGTGTCGGCCGAAGCCGAGCTGTCGCCGCGCGAGGAGCAGGTGCTGCGGCTGGTGGCGGCCGGGGAGCGGGACGTCGACATCGCGCTGATCCTCGGCATCGGCGTCCGGACGGTCCGCGGCTACCTCGACCGCATCCGCGACAAGACGGGCGAACGGCGGCGGCCGGGCCTGGTCAAGGAGGCCATCCGGCGCGGCCTGATCGGCGACGCGAACCCCCGGCGCGGCGGCCGCAAATGAGCGAGCCGGCGCGGATCTCCGTGGGCGTGATCGAGGACCACCCGCTCTACCGGTACGCGCTGACCCGCGTGCTGACCGAGGCGCCGGACATCGAGCTCGGCGCGGTGGCGGACTCGGTGGCCCGGTTCGCGGTCCAGGACCAGCCGGCGGGCAGCGTCGTCGTCCTCGACCTCAAGCTGCGCGGCGTCCAGGACGCGGCCGCGGTCCTGGAAGTCGGGCAGATGGGGCACAAGGTGCTGGTGGTGTCCGCCCACGCGGAGCAGCCGGAGGTGCTGGGGGCGATGCAGGCGGGCGCGAAGGGCTTCCTGTCGAAGGACGTGGACGGCGACGAGCTCCTGCGCGCGATCCGCACGATCGCCGACGACAACGCGTACGTCTCGCCGACACTGGCCGGGATGATCATCCAGGACAGCGAAGAGCGCCACGCGGGCCCGAAGATCGTGCTGTCGGAGCGGGAGAAGCAGGTCCTCCGCCTGGTGGCGGCGGGGGAGCGGGACGTCGACGTGGCGGAGATCCTCAACATCAGCGTCCGCACGGTGCGGTCGTACCTGGACCGCATCCGCGACAAGACCGGCGAACGGCGGCGCGCGGGCTTCGTGCGGGTCGCCATCCGCGAAGGCCTGCTCCGCTAGCCGGATCTCGCGTGATCGAACCCGTCACCCGCGTGACGGAACCCGTAACTCGCGTGATCGGAGCCGTATCTCGCGAGTTCCGGCGCCAATCACGCGAGTTCCGGCCTCGATCACGCGTGATCCGGCCCGGATCACGCGAGTTGCGGGTTCAGAGGCGGCGGTTGGCCAGGGCTCCCGTTGCCGCGCGGGCCTGGGCCGACACCGCCGGGTCCACGTCCACCAGGAGCGTCTCCGGCGCCGCTCCGGCCTGGGCGACCACCCGGCCGAAGCCGTCCGCGACCAGCGAGTACCCGATCCCCGTCGGCGCCTTCGGTTTGACCGTGACGCCCGTCGCCGCGGGGTCGGCCTGGCCGCAGCCCAGCACCCAGCAGCCCGAGTCCAGCGCCCGCGCGCGCACCAGGACCTCCCACTGCTCGCGCTTGCCCTCGCCCGCGCCCCACGACGTCGGCAGCAGCACGACGTCGGCGCCGTCGTCGGCGAGCGCGCGGAACAGCTCCGGGAACCGCACGTCGTAGCAGGTCGCGACGCCGTGGACGACGCCGTCCAGTTCGAAGGTGGTCGCCGCGGCACCGGGCGCCACCGTGTCCGACTCCGCGAAGCCGAAGGCGTCGTAGAGGTGGATCTTGTGGTAGCCGCGGTGGTGCCCGCCGCCGGTGATCAGCAGCGTGTTGCGGACCCGCCCGTCGTCCGCCGGGGTGAACATGCCGGCGACGACGACCACGTCGTGCTCGGCGGCCACCGAAGCCACGGCCGACGCCCACGGGCCGTCGAGGGGCTCCGCGACCGGCTCGAGCGGCCGGCCGAACCGGGCCATGGTGGCTTCGGGGAACACC
Protein-coding sequences here:
- a CDS encoding type VII secretion protein EccE gives rise to the protein MSVDTAGAVRPAPSRSTAAPLPWLLPIRPLQAALWELAAIAVLLAWLVDGVTQPVRIGSAIGAGLLVLLTSVRFAGRHPAGWALTWTAFRLRRHDTRRDSPDPLLRVAGPVKVRQHVDRAGNRFGVAEIDGGWSALVRLTPDPGAPGPLVEALRSAYRRTDVPLASAQLLTWAIPHGDQVLRVRWLAVRYRPDLAPIAALARGGGDLGALRSTASAALSLMGALAEAGYQSTVLEAGELAKELRVALGVQGPASGPPDRWKSWVWGDSTQVCFSPRSPRLVDFSVPGAAFTATSYTLTRTAGGKEKAEVTIRVGARPGAPAPAPGLPVVPLHGRHGAAVRKTLPLALDS
- a CDS encoding WXG100 family type VII secretion target translates to MAGSGVLDASGVVSSVLSGYRRVLVECRRRVTGDPGALSAAAQRAASRASAISGRAREIDESAKALHADWDGDAYTAFATAAGELGRELTDTATKLDDQGRRLGTAARLVQSAEAAVDSVLAQFDQYAAQLTAQARAVNSASVGAFIQAARQLGEQSAAAARQVVDEFSDALAELFPPEGVGRLEHELGKWARGPLHWLNGEPLDGRKRPRTVPSWFGNSGWKKLTWDGLEGTRAPKKADTPFGQPEAEGLKNKIGRNTEITYYKFQHEQDGFSPEYDGKITSKGWDAGASGHAELAALHGEAELKKEWGVAEAHAKGTVFAGGEVSASGTIGAHGVGAHANAFVGGKVEGEVAADVAGIGVGANGTLQYGLGAQLDAQAVYDAGHLKVNFKAGAALGLGLGVGAKIDIDLPKLGHTIGEYGGAAVDAVSHAATDAADAVGSAWDDAVSYVGL
- a CDS encoding response regulator transcription factor — encoded protein: MTEERSTEGELGQGRVRVAVIEDHPLYRVSVARVLAEADFVELGAVVDSVARFHVHRQPPGSVVLLDLGLPGVAGAAAVLEVCELGHHVLVVSAQAEPEVVLGAIAAGARGFLSKDVDADELLIAIKTVADGGAYVSAVVAGMIMKDNADRPAVSAEAELSPREEQVLRLVAAGERDVDIALILGIGVRTVRGYLDRIRDKTGERRRPGLVKEAIRRGLIGDANPRRGGRK
- the eccD gene encoding type VII secretion integral membrane protein EccD — protein: MSTALTGTTRRVTVVTPRARVDVALPQQSTFAELVPQLVRLAGASGQASAEHPGWVLSRLGGAPLALGLSVAAAQIRDGEVLHLTPRERPRGPLLFDDVVDSIASVADADGGWGPSVARRSGLVAAVVLLLAGGLLVQAAASGSVLAPIGTGLLALVLLLGGGALSRAYGDAEAGAAGSLAGVGVALLAGMSVLPPHPLFSLSAGPLAAGFAAVTVYGVLAAVSVADRLPWFVAITGAAGFGAVTTGVVLLAGFSALSAAAVVAVLCTALAAVAPMLALRLARLPLPRVPDDMAAFRADEQPSLGTEMIGRTSRAQAVLTGLLVALGLVVLAASVVLSSGGPWEAGLAALLGVAWILRSRSYAGRAQRLVLIGFGIPALVCAGVWLVASGHRTAVFAVGCAVVLAAVVCLVYATRVARGLRSPYWSRLLDVSEFLVLLSLVPVVAMIAGVYEAVRG
- a CDS encoding carbon-nitrogen hydrolase family protein — encoded protein: MARIALCQVNSGDDPEANLKLIRSGVETAAADGARIVVFPEATMARFGRPLEPVAEPLDGPWASAVASVAAEHDVVVVAGMFTPADDGRVRNTLLITGGGHHRGYHKIHLYDAFGFAESDTVAPGAAATTFELDGVVHGVATCYDVRFPELFRALADDGADVVLLPTSWGAGEGKREQWEVLVRARALDSGCWVLGCGQADPAATGVTVKPKAPTGIGYSLVADGFGRVVAQAGAAPETLLVDVDPAVSAQARAATGALANRRL
- a CDS encoding response regulator transcription factor is translated as MSEPARISVGVIEDHPLYRYALTRVLTEAPDIELGAVADSVARFAVQDQPAGSVVVLDLKLRGVQDAAAVLEVGQMGHKVLVVSAHAEQPEVLGAMQAGAKGFLSKDVDGDELLRAIRTIADDNAYVSPTLAGMIIQDSEERHAGPKIVLSEREKQVLRLVAAGERDVDVAEILNISVRTVRSYLDRIRDKTGERRRAGFVRVAIREGLLR
- the eccB gene encoding type VII secretion protein EccB; its protein translation is MWTQRDQIQAYQFLRRRLVSALVAADANHPVSPSRRLVLGTVLGVVAALLVTAVFGIIGLLNPSGGKDWLAGGKVIVEEGSGARFVLGADGVLHPVLNYASARLLAGGNGDATVSVSPENLGKAGRGTEIGIPGAPDSLPASGALVTTPWTSCSRTTQDAPASAEPRTAVLLAAPASGVELPRDQGVIVRLPKGERFLLAGGRRYRLSDEAATALQFDSYPTIAVSSRWLDTVPAGRDLTALPVAGAGSPGPAVGGRGTRVGEVLAVVDAMAAPGAATSYYLVRREGLEPVGQTEASLLVTTEANAAAYPGPPAPVEVRAADVAAVAKAAAPRAGGADPAAYPDRIPGKAPITGNAVALCVQGSRLLVSAEFPLPAGAKAIQVATRTEARVADEVFVPPSGGAVVVEAGSVTAYLVTDTGRKYPVVNTQALASLGYGGVAKPPVTGSLLALVPTGPALDPATAGRPAPSGGTG
- a CDS encoding YbaB/EbfC family nucleoid-associated protein, with protein sequence MTDPYAVPDMDELLAQVRKQTEEVQRIQRTVEAMEIKAHSRQNEVTVTLRGDGRFTSIDIDPRAIREYDARNLSEIVLEAVNAGLQKLAEASSAKFAPVIAAAKDV
- a CDS encoding glucuronoxylanase produces the protein MSPRQDRSEIEGSPLLRRRTVLAAGAALPVLAAATPAEAATAVVVEPSNVQQTILGFGGMNHTVWISDLTAAQRETAFGNGTGQLGFTVLRIPVHEDRNNWSREVATAKRASQLGAKVIASPWNPPASMTESFSGGKRLKYNSYAAYAQHLNDFTAFMANNGVPLYGISVQNEPDYAQQWTAWTAAEIVKFLRENAGVLTTKVIAPESFQYRKAMSDPILNDATALANVDIIGAHLYGTRFADLPYPLFQQKGAGKELWMTEVYYPNSTDSADLWPQALDVGEHIHRALVDGRFQTYVWWYIRRSYGPMREDGQISKRGACMAHFSKWVRPGYSRITATANPQANVYVSAFKSGARIVVVTVNKNTSAVDLAFTLRDTGSATAQTWLTNESANLARYTDVTISNGAFNAQLPARSIRTFVVN